One window of the Sulfolobales archaeon genome contains the following:
- a CDS encoding molybdopterin-dependent oxidoreductase, which produces MGLDKLKVISVICPYCSVGCSIDFYTDGMNIVWTRGSMDSYINRGSLCPKGVASHKIVSSDRRILTPMIRTGEKPPPEEILSASSWEELSSIINRYPPMWKPISWEEAFEYIAGKLSEILSEWRSRTGYPRRGDGFYYVGKDNPVQLMGSSVLFNDEAYLVTKLAIYLGTSNIDSQYRKCHSSTVTGLGVTYGWGAETASLEDLSLADVVLFFSNPAEAHPLSMAHLLKSKERGAIFICFDPRFSRTAMVSDIWIPIRPGSDASILLYILHYAFFERNPPIDQLPEFRNLMSRWNISEEDLEDLKALLKE; this is translated from the coding sequence ATGGGGCTTGATAAGCTTAAGGTTATAAGTGTTATATGTCCCTATTGCTCTGTAGGATGCTCTATAGACTTCTATACAGATGGGATGAATATTGTGTGGACTAGGGGATCTATGGATTCATATATAAATAGAGGGTCTCTCTGTCCTAAGGGCGTTGCCTCTCATAAAATAGTTTCGAGTGATAGGAGGATCTTAACACCGATGATTAGAACCGGTGAAAAACCTCCTCCAGAGGAGATCCTATCTGCATCTAGCTGGGAAGAGCTTTCCTCAATAATCAATAGATATCCACCCATGTGGAAACCAATATCATGGGAAGAGGCTTTTGAATATATCGCTGGGAAGCTATCTGAAATCCTTAGCGAGTGGAGATCGAGAACAGGCTATCCGAGAAGAGGCGATGGCTTCTACTATGTTGGCAAGGATAACCCGGTTCAGCTTATGGGCTCATCGGTATTGTTTAACGATGAAGCCTATCTAGTTACAAAGCTAGCCATATATCTTGGAACCTCTAATATCGATTCCCAGTATAGGAAGTGCCATAGCTCAACAGTTACAGGGCTAGGTGTTACCTATGGATGGGGTGCTGAGACAGCAAGTCTAGAGGATCTATCCCTAGCAGATGTCGTACTATTTTTCTCTAACCCGGCAGAGGCCCATCCACTCTCTATGGCTCATCTATTGAAGAGCAAGGAGAGGGGGGCTATATTTATATGTTTCGATCCAAGGTTCTCGAGAACAGCTATGGTTTCCGATATATGGATACCTATAAGACCTGGTAGCGATGCCTCTATATTACTCTATATCCTCCACTATGCGTTCTTCGAGAGAAATCCTCCAATAGATCAGCTTCCCGAGTTTAGGAATCTAATGAGTAGGTGGAACATATCGGAGGAGGATCTCGAGGATCTAAAGGCGCTTTTGAAGGAG
- a CDS encoding HAD-IIA family hydrolase — protein MFKRIHGCIDGLEALLVDLDGVVWIGSKPIEENLKALKKLMGKGIIVLFLTNNSTRSRASYGEALKRLGIEVPPEMILTSGFLASEWLRQREGSTEVYMIGEEGLMEELILAGHRVLTINDAERARAVVVGLDRNFNYIKLRAAVRALLRGALFIATNTDHLIPVEDGLDPGAGSIVAALERASGRSVDYIAGKPNPWIIEYITNRYRISRKGIAVIGDRFDTDMKLAVDSGVKGILVLTGYTSEKEIGNRGDLIDYRGREIYLARTLMDLAEYC, from the coding sequence ATGTTTAAGAGGATCCATGGATGTATAGATGGTTTAGAAGCCCTGCTTGTAGATCTAGATGGCGTAGTATGGATAGGATCTAAGCCTATAGAGGAGAATCTAAAGGCTCTAAAGAAGCTAATGGGAAAAGGGATCATAGTTCTATTTCTAACCAATAACTCAACTAGAAGTAGAGCATCATATGGAGAAGCCCTAAAAAGGCTGGGGATAGAGGTGCCCCCAGAAATGATTCTAACCAGCGGATTCCTAGCATCAGAGTGGCTGCGGCAGAGAGAAGGCAGTACAGAGGTATATATGATAGGGGAGGAGGGGTTGATGGAGGAGTTAATCCTAGCAGGCCACAGGGTCTTAACTATTAACGATGCAGAGAGAGCAAGAGCTGTGGTTGTGGGTCTCGACAGGAATTTTAACTATATAAAGCTTAGAGCAGCTGTGAGAGCCCTTTTAAGGGGAGCCCTTTTTATAGCAACTAATACAGATCACTTGATCCCCGTGGAAGACGGGTTAGATCCAGGTGCTGGAAGTATAGTAGCAGCTCTTGAAAGGGCTAGCGGGAGAAGCGTTGACTATATCGCTGGAAAGCCTAATCCATGGATAATCGAGTATATAACAAATAGATATAGGATTTCTAGAAAAGGGATAGCTGTGATTGGAGATAGATTTGATACAGATATGAAGCTCGCCGTGGATTCAGGTGTTAAGGGGATTCTCGTGCTTACAGGATATACTAGTGAGAAGGAGATAGGGAATAGAGGAGACCTTATTGATTATCGTGGGAGAGAGATTTATTTAGCAAGAACGCTGATGGATCTAGCTGAATACTGTTGA